The proteins below are encoded in one region of Helianthus annuus cultivar XRQ/B chromosome 2, HanXRQr2.0-SUNRISE, whole genome shotgun sequence:
- the LOC110892847 gene encoding probable calcium-binding protein CML46 — MELKYITILYIFVEWVILLHDCYSLWARPMWRFIMATRTTTCTAAQPHDRIKVCHLEKGGKKSLRVDLKIVMDRLGICWDHNDHRHVITSSEDLLGLFDEDEPSLDEVKEAFSVFDIKKDGYIDEKELQYALSEMACRRISGSDCRRMIDRYDVDKDGKISFREFLKLMEDCFL, encoded by the coding sequence ATGGAGCTCAAATATATCACAATCCTATACATATTTGTAGAATGGGTGATATTATTACATGATTGTTATTCTCTTTGGGCGCGGCCCATGTGGCGGTTTATCATGGCTACAAGAACCACCACCTGCACCGCGGCTCAACCCCACGACAGGATCAAGGTTTGCCATTTAGAAAAGGGTGGCAAGAAGTCGCTACGAGTAGATCTAAAGATAGTTATGGATAGATTAGGGATATGCTGGGATCATAACGATCATAGACACGTAATAACCAGCTCAGAGGACTTGTTAGGTTTGTTTGATGAGGATGAGCCAAGCTTGGATGAAGTGAAGGAAGCATTTAGTGTGTTTGATATAAAAAAAGATGGTTATATAGATGAGAAGGAGTTGCAATACGCGCTTTCTGAGATGGCGTGTCGGCGAATATCAGGAAGCGATTGTAGACGGATGATTGATCGATATGATGTGGATAAAGACGGCAAGATTAGTTTCAGAGAGTTTTTGAAGCTCATGGAAGACTGTTTTTTATGA